Proteins encoded by one window of Nicotiana tabacum cultivar K326 chromosome 10, ASM71507v2, whole genome shotgun sequence:
- the LOC107814148 gene encoding uncharacterized protein LOC107814148 isoform X2 encodes MPSVHGRKDRKIITLNEYNQPVGPTKEVVQELDSFLGTLARSETFCPLNVFNWRKLDTKDDMWKYIKEKYDIPGEAKQWIFESVCSAWRKYESQLKTNHFKAYENEEFRMENRPVDVRMGPEHPVRVRLYGRGVTKTLLKGQKGILGSSLDADERMQQKIEEIEERMQQRMHEKLNEQKDAMEQNITMNVIARFQRLNPDLRLDPDMLRFSARSLVDASSAQQTTIQLNSRPYAGSNTQGGVDQEMDDEDDKELDLT; translated from the exons ATGCCAAGTGTTCATGGTAGAAAGGATCGTAAAATAATCACTCTAAATGAGTATAATCAACCCGTTGGTCCTACTAAAGAAGTTGTACAAGAGTTGGATAGCTTCCTCGGCACATTGGCAAGGAGTGAGACTTTTTGTCCTCTTAATGTATTTAATTGGAGGAAACTAGACACAAAAGATGATATGTGGAAATATATCAAG GAAAAATATGACATTCCTGGCGAGGCGAAACAATGGATTTTTGAATCAGTTTGTAGTGCTTGGAGAAAGTATGAGAGTCAATTGAAGACAAACCACTTCAAAGCCTATGAGAATGAAGAATTTCGAATGGAGAATAGGCCAGTAGATGTTCGAATGGGACCTGAACATCCAGTTCGTGTGAGATTGTACGGAAGAGGGGTTACCAAGACTTTGTTAAAAGGGCAAAAAGGGATTCTTGGATCTTCTTTAGATGCTGATGAGAGGATGCAGCAGAAAATAGAGGAAATAGAAGAGAGGATGCAACAAAGAATGCATGAAAAGTTGAACGAACAAAAGGATGCTATGGAACAAAATATTACAATGAACGTCATCGCACGATTTCAACGTCTGAACCCAGATTTGCGACTTGATCCTGATATGTTAAGGTTCAGTGCACGTTCACTTGTAGATGCTTCCTCTGCACAACAAACTACTATTCAACTAAACAGTCGACCATATGCTGGTAGTAACACTCAAG GTGGAGTAGATCAAGAAATGGATGATGAAGACGATAAAGAACTAGACCTTACTTGA
- the LOC107814148 gene encoding uncharacterized protein LOC107814148 isoform X1, with protein sequence MPSVHGRKDRKIITLNEYNQPVGPTKEVVQELDSFLGTLARSETFCPLNVFNWRKLDTKDDMWKYIKEKYDIPGEAKQWIFESVCSAWRKYESQLKTNHFKAYENEEFRMENRPVDVRMGPEHPVRVRLYGRGVTKTLLKGQKGILGSSLDADERMQQKIEEIEERMQQRMHEKLNEQKDAMEQNITMNVIARFQRLNPDLRLDPDMLRFSARSLVDASSAQQTTIQLNSRPYAGSNTQGHYVPNVIHLLLFLLLLLPCLGFCFGSRKSGYDNILFLFSRSILFLKCQVVSYI encoded by the exons ATGCCAAGTGTTCATGGTAGAAAGGATCGTAAAATAATCACTCTAAATGAGTATAATCAACCCGTTGGTCCTACTAAAGAAGTTGTACAAGAGTTGGATAGCTTCCTCGGCACATTGGCAAGGAGTGAGACTTTTTGTCCTCTTAATGTATTTAATTGGAGGAAACTAGACACAAAAGATGATATGTGGAAATATATCAAG GAAAAATATGACATTCCTGGCGAGGCGAAACAATGGATTTTTGAATCAGTTTGTAGTGCTTGGAGAAAGTATGAGAGTCAATTGAAGACAAACCACTTCAAAGCCTATGAGAATGAAGAATTTCGAATGGAGAATAGGCCAGTAGATGTTCGAATGGGACCTGAACATCCAGTTCGTGTGAGATTGTACGGAAGAGGGGTTACCAAGACTTTGTTAAAAGGGCAAAAAGGGATTCTTGGATCTTCTTTAGATGCTGATGAGAGGATGCAGCAGAAAATAGAGGAAATAGAAGAGAGGATGCAACAAAGAATGCATGAAAAGTTGAACGAACAAAAGGATGCTATGGAACAAAATATTACAATGAACGTCATCGCACGATTTCAACGTCTGAACCCAGATTTGCGACTTGATCCTGATATGTTAAGGTTCAGTGCACGTTCACTTGTAGATGCTTCCTCTGCACAACAAACTACTATTCAACTAAACAGTCGACCATATGCTGGTAGTAACACTCAAGGTCACTACGTACCAAATGTTATacatcttcttctatttcttcttctcctccttccttGCTTGGGATTTTGCTTTGGTTCAAGGAAGAGTGGATATGATAATATCCTTTTTCTATTTAGTAGGAGTATATTATTTCTTAAGTGCCAAGTGGTCTCGTATATATAG
- the LOC107814148 gene encoding uncharacterized protein LOC107814148 isoform X3, with protein MPSVHGRKDRKIITLNEYNQPVGPTKEVVQELDSFLGTLARSETFCPLNVFNWRKLDTKDDMWKYIKEKYDIPGEAKQWIFESVCSAWRKYESQLKTNHFKAYENEEFRMENRPVDVRMGPEHPVRVRLYGRGVTKTLLKGQKGILGSSLDADERMQQKIEEIEERMQQRMHEKLNEQKDAMEQNITMNVIARFQRLNPDLRLDPDMLRFSARSLVDASSAQQTTIQLNSRPYAGGVDQEMDDEDDKELDLT; from the exons ATGCCAAGTGTTCATGGTAGAAAGGATCGTAAAATAATCACTCTAAATGAGTATAATCAACCCGTTGGTCCTACTAAAGAAGTTGTACAAGAGTTGGATAGCTTCCTCGGCACATTGGCAAGGAGTGAGACTTTTTGTCCTCTTAATGTATTTAATTGGAGGAAACTAGACACAAAAGATGATATGTGGAAATATATCAAG GAAAAATATGACATTCCTGGCGAGGCGAAACAATGGATTTTTGAATCAGTTTGTAGTGCTTGGAGAAAGTATGAGAGTCAATTGAAGACAAACCACTTCAAAGCCTATGAGAATGAAGAATTTCGAATGGAGAATAGGCCAGTAGATGTTCGAATGGGACCTGAACATCCAGTTCGTGTGAGATTGTACGGAAGAGGGGTTACCAAGACTTTGTTAAAAGGGCAAAAAGGGATTCTTGGATCTTCTTTAGATGCTGATGAGAGGATGCAGCAGAAAATAGAGGAAATAGAAGAGAGGATGCAACAAAGAATGCATGAAAAGTTGAACGAACAAAAGGATGCTATGGAACAAAATATTACAATGAACGTCATCGCACGATTTCAACGTCTGAACCCAGATTTGCGACTTGATCCTGATATGTTAAGGTTCAGTGCACGTTCACTTGTAGATGCTTCCTCTGCACAACAAACTACTATTCAACTAAACAGTCGACCATATGCTG GTGGAGTAGATCAAGAAATGGATGATGAAGACGATAAAGAACTAGACCTTACTTGA